In one Scomber japonicus isolate fScoJap1 chromosome 6, fScoJap1.pri, whole genome shotgun sequence genomic region, the following are encoded:
- the LOC128360014 gene encoding P2Y purinoceptor 14-like, whose protein sequence is MDELVGVRVTSVTNQTADDDINQCDQTDAKAHLFFMVVYTLVFVVGLVLNSLTLTVYFCSAQQQVSSIMMVYLKNLAACDFLLCLCLPLRIIKYISSFVTFHLVYCNFAVFGLYLNMYASILFMGYIAVNRYLKIIYPLGNHFLRTVQAARIISTVTWVFLLAPVISYVTMSLLTQEAPTVVTNRCESLHSSQVTVFYKIIHICSGITFLVVLVSLIFFYHSASRSVLQAQQRQLASSSCKKLRRSRRKMLVLVSVFCVCFVPYHLVRLPYIFLHRQCSLSKVFYYLKELTVLLSVLNVCLDPFIYFMFSKAFRDEINIRNLMWVLVGQSSLLTAADLKVKQQQS, encoded by the exons ATGGATGAGCTGGTAGGAGTGAGAGTAACCTCAGTTACCAACCAGACCGCTGATGATGATATCAATCAATGTGATCAGACAGACGCAAAGGCTCACCTCTTCTTCATGGTGGTCTACACTTTGGTGTTTGTA gTGGGTTTGGTCCTCAACAGTCTCACCCTGACGGTTTACTTCTGCtcagctcagcagcaggtgtccaGCATCATGATGGTTTACCTGAAAAACCTGGCAGCCTGTGacttcctgctctgcctctgccttCCCCTCCGCATCATCAAGTACATCAGCAGCTTCGTCACCTTCCACCTGGTTTACTGCAACTTTGCCGTCTTTGGATTGTACCTCAACATGTACGCAAGCATCCTGTTCATGGGTTACATCGCTGTTAACAG GTATCTGAAGATCATCTATCCTTTAGGAAATCACTTCCTGCGGACAGTTCAGGCTGCCCGCATCATCTCCACGGTAACCTGGGTTTTCCTGCTGGCCCCAGTGATCTCGTACGTCACCATGTCACTCCTCACACAGGAAGCTCCGACTGTTGTCACTAACAGGTGTGAAAGCTTGCACAGCTCCCAGGTCACTGTATTCTACAAAATCATCCACATCTGCTCCGGCATCACCTTCCTGGTCGTCCTGGTCTCTCTGATCTTCTTCTACCACAGCGCCTCCCGCAGTGTGTTGCAGGCACAGCAGAGGCAGCTGGCATCCTCCAGCTGCAAGAAGCTCAGGAGGTCACGCAGGAAAATGTTGGTGCTGGTCAGtgtcttctgtgtttgttttgtgccttACCACCTGGTCCGCCTTCCCTACATCTTCCTACACAGGCAGTGCTCTTTGAGCAAAGTGTTTTACTACCTGAAGGAGCTGACCGTCCTGCTGTCAGTTCTTAATGTCTGCCTGGATCCGTTCATCTACTTCATGTTCTCTAAGGCGTTCCGGGA TGAGATAAACATAAGAAATCTaat